The sequence TTGGATGTGGAGGTTTTTGGCTGACAATAGCTAGCATCCCATGACTCCATTTTAGCTAAACTAGCTAACAGCTACACAAGCGGCGCCGACAGAGCGATCTCCATTTTTCACTCACGTTTTCACGCCATTCGGTGTTTCTTGGGATGTCTCGTCGCTTTCGGACACCGACACCGACACGGACACCGCAGCGGATTCGTCCTGCCTCGGCTCCTCGTCAAGAGTTGAAACATCTGCCATGTTGCGGGATGCTTGTAGCACACACGACACTTATAGATGCCCCTGACTCTACGCAGTTCAAAATGTGCAGGCGAGATTTGTGCCTCCAACGCGAGATTTGGGAGACTGTTGCCAGGCAGCTAGGCTTGGCAAAAGGATGAAATGAACAGTGTGTAACAGTaaagtttattggcagaaattgaataaactacCCATAGTTTTGGCTGTTTGTTTGAATGTATAAATGCTGGATTATATACACTTAACATGATccttttatttgtaattaacGACACGGTTTGGTGCTTTActgaggctgccatcttgtgggttagggttagcttcTAGAGCAGGATTTAGCCCCTTGGCCGTTCCTGACAAATGTAATTGGAAATtagaaaatgaacataaataagATAACATCatgtatgcttttattttgaagccaaCTTTTtaactaaatatatatattgtgtgtgtttgcacgtgCTTGCATGTGTGAGCAACTTCACGTAGCTTACGTGAGATGCTCCTCAAAGACGTCATCTCatgtttaaaagaagaaagctGTGTATTTAGTTTGAGAAGAACAGGTTGCCGTGTTCACACTGTAGTGAAAGTGGAATGCACATTTTGTTCAGTATTATTTTGGAGAATTGTATttaattatacagtataatgctggtgttttcacaattttccattcatttcagcTTGTGAAAATGGTACGATTTACTACTTTTTATAAAGAGCTATTACCCACCCCTGTTCTACATCTATAGCCAAACTGATAAACCAGCCAGAGCACAAGTATGAAATTTTGGAGGGGAATCTCACTACACAAACGAAGAATTACTTCCTTTCTGGAACACAATGGCTACCGTTGTTTCCTAACatacttgggaaagggagggttgagtggaggagtcctccattaATTGCAATcttcagtctcaccattagatgtcactaattcttacacacggAACCTGGAATTTCCAAGGTCAGAGATACCATACACATATGCTGTTTTTGGGTGcaaaatattgattattattgctACCTATGGCTGACATACACTACTGTTTTAAAGTTAAACATATGAATTGGAGAACAGGATTTTTAAAGAGAACACACCACACAGTGTCTTGCACAATTATAAACAAGGCTTTAGTGTGCTTCGTGATTCATGCATTGATGTGCTTACATTTTGGCAGCAGGTGAGTAGCAATGGACCTCGTGATTAGAGAGGGAATTCTCAGAAAATGGacagatatactgtattgtattgtgtatttgtGACTTGATGCCACAcaaatcaaatttgatttgatttgttttctaatttccGACGGTGTAATTCACAGAGCAATACCAGTAAAACATATGACTTACAATATTTCAGGCGACACACTTACAGTGTCAGACTATAAAAGTCGTGCCGTATTGATTGAGAAACAGAGCCAAGCCAGTTCATCATTCCCCGAAACTATTGACTGGTGCACTTTTACTTCCAGTTCTTTTACTACTGGAGGAATAATTTCATTTCCTTTAATACAAAGTGCTCCAGTGTTTGTAGAGAAGAAATTTCAGCTTGTCTCTGCAGATGCTTAATCTCTTATCACTTATTTTAAAGTTGAgtaatttttgtttgtgtgtgatattaGGAGTTTCCCTCAGAAATTTCAACCCCCCACATTCCATAGTAGCAGTAACACTGAAGCAGCAAGCCGTAAATCTTAAGACGCTCACCACATTTGTAGATTTTTATCACTGCTTTTGGATCTGATTTCTCACAGTCGGTGCCAAAATGACCTCTTTGCCGTGGCTTCATTGGAAGCACTccaaactgaaaatgttatCCTCTTTTAAACAGTGAGGTATGCTTcaacaaaccaaagaaaagtATAATATTCTGTAAGCTACAAGAAACCCACACTAAAGGACAGTATTAAGTACATTTATTATTGTGGGAGCATTCCGCAGAATCATACAGTCACAGTTGGCAGTATCACATTTGCTCCTGACCCGTTGTCTGGCTGAGATAAGTCCACAGCAAGCTTTATCTTTATGTCCTATGGACACTGCGTAATACTCCAAAATTCCTTATGCAACGCGTCTCAGCACCTAGAGTCATATGAGTCCAAAGCACATTAGCCTTACCTTGACACACAATGTAAAAGACAAGCGTTTGCATGATGCACTTGTTGGCAGATGTGATAAAGACGAAAAGCTCCACTCCAGGTCATTGAACTTCTGTTAATATTCACATGCACTGATTTATTCAATAATTTCTCGGAGCCACTTCACTGTAATGGATTTATAACAATGGGCGTGCAACTCACACTGTCTGTACCTGGTCCCTGTGAAAAGTGAAGACACACAATTGTGCTAAGACCTGGTAGTTTTCCATTTTGACCTTGTCTTTTAAATTGACACCATAGGGCAGAGCCAGGAAATGTCTAATGGCTTCATTGTCTACACAGGGTGCCAACTCCCCATCTCATTTACAAGAGACTGCCCTTgagataaatgtgaaataaaacgGTACGAGTAGCCGTCCTGCTTGACCAGTCACAGCTGTGCCGCTCCACCCATTTCTAGTAGCAAGAAACTGCTGCCGACACACAAAAATGGACATTtcagaagaaaacacagcagagatcTAAAACTTTGAAGTGCAATTAAATCAGTGGGATGGGATTTATGTCAGTGTTACAGCTCTCCCGGGGAGTTTTGTCTCTTACTTAAGGGAGAAAATTGAGCTCTCTTTGACCACTTCACCTTACATAACACATCAGACACAGCGACGACCATCTCCCCCGTGGTCACTGTCACTGCACCACtctgagaacaacaacaacactgctgaTACATATAattgcactttaaaaacagacatgcTCGGCCACTTCACAGCCGCGTTGATACGGTGGGAAATCTGATGAGTCACTGAACGCGATACTGCTTTGTATACATTTCAATCaaaacacactctgtctcttCTCACTCAGCAGGGTCCGGGAAGgttgtgtttcttctttctgGGACTTTAAACGGCGGTGTTAATTCAGTGTGGGCATTACAAACTGCACCAATTAAAAGCACATCACACAAGCAGTATGAGGACAGTGCTGTGCTGGACCAAAAAATACCTTTGCAGCAGCATTTACCGGCCAGCAGCAGTGAGAGGCAGCATTTCTCCCTTCTCGCTTTAAAACCATGTTATTCCTGTCACATTTTGGTGGAGTCCTTTTTaagaagagacaaaaataaGCCAGGGAGGGGAGACTGAGGATGCTGCTGCATCATGCGTGGTGTTGGCGAGGTGCAATGTTATGAATGACTGAAGCAGCGGAGCAGCTGAGTGAGACTAACAAGTGGTTGCCATGCAGCAGGAGCAAGCGTGCATGCCTCTggagggagagatagagaaaCAGAATGATAATGAGTAGGAGGCAGCAAGTGAGGGAGCATGAGGAGGGGAGATGTATCTCTgggaggaacacacacacatcagaggtGCTTGATCCAGTCCATAGCTCTCGCTCCCTCAGTTTCTCCCTCTTGATCTGAAGCGCTTTCTTGCGTTGAGGGGAGAGCTTAGCTTATAACGCGTCTGATATGTTGTCAGTTGATGACTTAATGGATGTACGTCTGGGGGCTCCAGGACGGAGGAGTTGCTGGCAagacacagcagcaacaggtcTGTAAGGATGGAACGATAATGATGGTGAGAcgcctttttttcttcttcttcttcttcttcttctttcttagACATCCAGGCTTGAAGATCTGTCATTGCAGTCTCTCCTGTCTGCCTCTCAtcccctctctcactctttctctcatacacacaaaccacGCAGACTTGTATACTGTCCTCCTCATCCTTCCACTTCTTTCTCCCCTGTCCTTTCCCTCTGTtcctgtctgtatgtgtcctcCCTATCTCATCCCCTCCTCCCTGCCTCTCACTTGAGCCACCTGCtgcttgttttcatgtgaacgATTTGCCAGATAAAGATTGACAGACGCATGACTTCCACTTGTGTGACCGCACCAATGTTGTCGTTATGCTTTGTCAGTCGCTGTCCCTTTCCTAGTCTCGTGGAATTACACTGTCTGGCAGAGGCATCTGCTCTCACGCAACAGGTAGAGGTCCCTTCCCTCTGAAGCAAACATGCGTGCATACATAATTACATACATCACAGTGTCACCAGATGTGgcgttttttttgtctcattggCACCTGCTTCTGCTTTGTCCATGTTCTAACAGCTGGCTATGCACTGCGACACAATGTAATTCTCACCAGACTTAAAGGAATGCAGTCATGGCATTGGCTCGTACTCCTGAAACCGTTTCTCTGCGTTCTGTCTCAGTCTGTGGttcatgttttccttttgtagTGCTTTGCTAAATTCTCAaaggggatgtgtgtgtgtgtgtgtgtgtgaaagagagagattgAAGTCTCCAGACATCTGTTGGATATCGCACTCAAAACAGGCTATTTATAGACACCCGTAACTCTGCtcaatgtgtattttctgtacGTCCTCAACCATATCTGCACCCTTGTTTCTCATCACAAAATGCAGTGCACCTTCAGTGTGATAATATTGAAGTCGGTGGATTGAATGGAGCCTCTCTGCACTAACCTGAAGCAGTCATGTAATCTCTGCGCAGGTAACATGCAGGCTTCTGAGCGCCTGACCCTATCGGAGGAAAGATGAGGCACCTAGAACTTGGTTTACCATGTTTAGCGCCCACTACAACCACTCCCTTGCTGCCATGAGCGGAAACGACATGATGGCGCACTCCCTGACTCTGGAGCAGAAGACGGCGTTTGCCTTCGTGGGGATGCTGCTGGTGTTCCTGGGGCTGCTGATAGTCAGGTGCTTCAGGATCTTGCTGGACCCCTACAGCAGCATGCCCTCCTCCAACTGGGCCGACGGCATAGAGGGGCTGGAGAAGGGGACGTTTGAGTACGCCCTCACttaacacagggacacacacacacacacatccacagatgTCCTCACGAACAGAGATGCTcacaaattcaaacacacacacatagcccCACGCAACCATTGCTCCCGACACTGACGCACCATTCAAACATCTCTCTGTGACGGACTCGACCGAGAGACTGAAGCTGTGTATGTTGTTCAATGTGTGTGCGTTAGTTAGCTCAGAGCCAGACATGTCTGTCGTGTCGTGTGTGTCGGACCAAGAGTGAGACAGATGCTGTGTCATATTCTCCGTCACCTTCTATCCAA is a genomic window of Solea senegalensis isolate Sse05_10M linkage group LG7, IFAPA_SoseM_1, whole genome shotgun sequence containing:
- the ctxn2 gene encoding cortexin-2, which translates into the protein MFSAHYNHSLAAMSGNDMMAHSLTLEQKTAFAFVGMLLVFLGLLIVRCFRILLDPYSSMPSSNWADGIEGLEKGTFEYALT